The Phycisphaeraceae bacterium genome has a window encoding:
- the coaD gene encoding pantetheine-phosphate adenylyltransferase produces the protein MPTSTPHVAVYPGSFDPITLGHLDVVRRARRMFDGLVVAIGHNPDKPALFSYEERLDIATRLIREMLEVEPQGCPVRVEHYTGLTVDFARRTGAVAILRGIRNVSDVAYECQIAITNRHVADVETVFIVTGEAYAYTSSSLIKQIAAFGGPLERLRSIVPPLVIERLREKLNDPKHPIRRMAQDQMTDS, from the coding sequence ATGCCCACCAGCACGCCCCACGTGGCGGTGTATCCCGGTTCGTTCGACCCCATCACGCTGGGGCATCTGGATGTGGTCCGGCGCGCCCGCCGCATGTTCGACGGGCTGGTCGTCGCCATCGGCCACAACCCCGACAAGCCCGCCCTCTTTTCCTACGAGGAGCGACTGGACATCGCCACCCGCCTGATCCGGGAGATGCTGGAAGTCGAGCCGCAGGGCTGCCCCGTGCGCGTGGAGCACTACACGGGGCTGACCGTGGACTTCGCCCGGCGCACCGGGGCGGTGGCGATCCTGCGGGGCATCCGCAACGTGAGCGACGTGGCCTACGAGTGCCAGATCGCCATCACCAACCGCCACGTGGCGGATGTGGAGACGGTGTTCATCGTCACCGGCGAGGCGTACGCCTACACCAGTTCGTCGCTCATCAAGCAGATCGCGGCCTTCGGCGGCCCGCTGGAGCGTCTGCGGTCGATCGTCCCGCCGCTGGTCATCGAGCGACTGCGCGAGAAACTCAACGACCCCAAGCACCCGATCCGGCGGATGGCGCAGGATCAGATGACGGATTCGTGA
- a CDS encoding DNA translocase FtsK, whose amino-acid sequence MSARKKPESEILPAPSIARRIGWVIGLGAWLFLLGSLVSFHPADPPTHAAAPWNDPVRNWCGPVGASIAYHGYLVLGLGAWVLLLGLAGFLGVTATGRRVTQPVLRAIGLVLMSIAFAALHALIAPTVGPLGSVSGGFFGIYVTGELAGRFNVLGTFLFVAATFLVGAIVAMDEVVLALPRAVWRTLKFTRKVRSIPLPQVSMPRLSIPGFGGVDARAASTDGSAEETASETRNRRGKKKPTDPVAIDPDAGGVGGVESFVPEEHEIDEPVGPVTEAPKALIEQKPAATAPSEPDDDAEEPIGLIEPARPERKQLSREELKAKIARLPVRMAGKNTAIAKDADIPREPQEPNFESYQFPPLSLLEDPETNYSERLEKFVRDQAQVLEESLRTYGIDGEVVGIDSGPVVTLYAVELSPGTKVAKVTAVASDLARSLRAQNIRIVPNIAGKTAIGIEVPNLQKEKVRLKELMSGGHADKMGLPMFLGKDASGEPLVSDLCRMPHMLIAGTTGSGKSVCMNSIIMSWLYTKRPDELKLVLVDPKMVELSQFQNIPHLMCPVVTEMSKAAAILEWAVTKMEERYELLSEAGVRDIGGYNALTEEELYERFQPQNDLERAKIPKKLPFMVFIIDELADLMMTNKEVEHSIVRIAQKARAVGIHLVLATQRPQANVVTGLIKSNMPCRVSFKVASGMDSRIVLDQKGAELLLGQGDMMFLAPHTSEVKRAQGTLVTDNEIRKVAKFLKEVAAPTFERALLTIRPGQGGDGDAGEGGLDANERDPLFDEAVKVMIESGRGSVSLLQRRLAIGYSRASRLVDQMGLAGILGEHRGSVARDVLITLEEWEEMKRLEAQQEAEGTIFQNDESGDAPALVGNDDAPFDTDDDRRVPDEYGDEYRM is encoded by the coding sequence ATGAGTGCGCGCAAGAAACCGGAGTCGGAGATCCTGCCGGCCCCCTCCATCGCCCGCCGCATCGGCTGGGTGATCGGCCTGGGGGCGTGGCTGTTCCTGCTGGGGTCGCTGGTGAGTTTTCACCCGGCGGATCCACCCACGCACGCCGCCGCCCCGTGGAATGATCCGGTGCGCAACTGGTGCGGCCCGGTGGGGGCGTCGATTGCCTACCACGGCTACCTCGTGCTCGGACTGGGTGCGTGGGTGCTGCTGCTGGGGCTGGCGGGCTTCCTGGGCGTGACGGCCACGGGCCGGCGCGTCACCCAGCCGGTGCTGCGGGCGATCGGGCTGGTGCTCATGTCGATCGCCTTCGCCGCGCTGCACGCCCTGATCGCGCCCACGGTTGGACCGCTGGGGTCGGTCTCGGGCGGGTTCTTCGGCATCTACGTGACGGGGGAGCTTGCGGGGCGATTCAACGTGCTGGGCACGTTTCTGTTCGTCGCCGCCACGTTCCTGGTGGGCGCGATCGTGGCCATGGATGAAGTTGTGCTCGCCCTGCCCCGCGCCGTGTGGCGGACGCTCAAGTTCACGCGCAAGGTGCGGTCGATCCCGCTGCCGCAGGTATCGATGCCCCGGCTGTCGATCCCCGGCTTCGGCGGGGTGGACGCCCGCGCCGCCTCAACGGACGGCTCGGCGGAGGAAACCGCCAGCGAAACAAGGAACAGGCGTGGTAAGAAGAAACCCACCGATCCCGTCGCCATCGACCCGGATGCCGGGGGCGTCGGGGGGGTCGAATCCTTCGTGCCCGAAGAGCACGAGATCGACGAGCCCGTGGGCCCCGTCACCGAGGCGCCCAAGGCGCTCATCGAGCAGAAGCCGGCGGCGACGGCTCCCTCGGAGCCGGACGACGACGCGGAAGAGCCGATCGGCCTGATCGAACCGGCGCGGCCGGAACGCAAGCAACTCTCCCGCGAGGAACTGAAGGCCAAGATCGCCAGACTGCCCGTGCGCATGGCGGGCAAGAACACCGCCATCGCCAAGGACGCCGACATCCCCCGCGAGCCGCAGGAACCCAACTTCGAGAGTTACCAGTTCCCGCCGCTCTCCCTGCTGGAGGATCCCGAAACCAACTACTCCGAGCGGCTGGAGAAGTTCGTCCGTGACCAGGCGCAGGTGCTGGAGGAGTCGCTGCGCACCTATGGCATCGACGGCGAGGTGGTCGGCATCGACTCCGGCCCGGTGGTCACGCTGTACGCCGTTGAACTGTCTCCCGGCACCAAGGTGGCCAAGGTGACGGCGGTGGCGTCGGACCTCGCCCGGTCGCTGCGGGCGCAGAACATCCGCATCGTGCCCAACATCGCGGGCAAGACGGCCATTGGCATCGAGGTGCCCAACCTGCAGAAGGAGAAGGTCCGGCTGAAGGAGCTCATGTCCGGCGGACACGCCGACAAGATGGGCCTGCCCATGTTCCTCGGCAAGGACGCCTCGGGCGAGCCGCTGGTCTCCGACCTCTGCCGCATGCCCCACATGCTCATCGCCGGCACCACCGGCTCGGGCAAGAGCGTGTGCATGAACTCGATCATCATGTCGTGGCTCTACACCAAGCGCCCGGATGAACTGAAACTGGTGCTGGTGGACCCCAAGATGGTCGAACTGAGCCAGTTCCAGAACATCCCCCACCTGATGTGCCCGGTGGTGACGGAGATGAGCAAGGCGGCGGCCATCCTCGAATGGGCCGTCACCAAGATGGAGGAACGGTACGAACTGCTCTCCGAGGCGGGCGTGCGCGACATCGGCGGCTACAACGCGCTGACCGAGGAGGAGCTCTACGAGCGCTTCCAGCCGCAGAACGACCTGGAGCGGGCCAAGATTCCCAAGAAGCTGCCCTTCATGGTCTTCATCATCGACGAACTGGCCGACCTGATGATGACCAACAAGGAAGTGGAGCACTCGATCGTGCGCATCGCGCAGAAGGCCCGCGCGGTGGGCATTCACCTGGTGCTGGCGACGCAGCGGCCTCAGGCCAACGTGGTGACGGGTCTGATCAAGTCCAACATGCCCTGCCGCGTCTCGTTCAAGGTGGCCTCGGGCATGGACTCACGCATCGTGCTCGACCAGAAGGGCGCGGAGCTGCTGCTGGGGCAGGGCGACATGATGTTCCTGGCCCCGCACACCAGCGAGGTGAAACGCGCTCAGGGCACGCTCGTGACCGACAACGAGATCCGCAAGGTGGCCAAGTTCCTCAAGGAGGTCGCCGCTCCCACCTTCGAGCGGGCGCTGCTCACCATCCGACCCGGTCAGGGTGGGGATGGCGACGCGGGCGAGGGCGGACTGGACGCCAACGAACGCGACCCGCTCTTCGACGAAGCCGTGAAGGTGATGATCGAGTCCGGCCGCGGCTCCGTCTCGCTGCTGCAGCGGCGGCTGGCCATCGGCTACTCGCGGGCCTCGCGCCTGGTCGATCAGATGGGTCTGGCGGGCATCCTGGGCGAGCACCGCGGCTCAGTGGCGCGGGATGTGCTCATCACGCTGGAGGAGTGGGAGGAGATGAAACGCCTTGAAGCCCAGCAGGAGGCCGAGGGCACCATCTTCCAGAACGACGAATCAGGCGACGCCCCAGCCCTGGTCGGCAACGACGATGCGCCGTTCGACACGGACGACGATCGCAGAGTACCGGATGAGTACGGAGACGAGTATCGGATGTAG
- a CDS encoding zf-TFIIB domain-containing protein produces the protein MQCPSCKSAPLQPVRLDAGPPAHACAGCGGHWVASAAYLDWVATFDEPGSARPPTPPSDPDDRPQAVETAEEESAPSPSPTSGRIPTANTAARLSGESAVTRKPSSGVTVAGSRKAKLCPECGHLMIRYRVAHDIDFQVDRCNHCNGVWLDRDEWEVLRRQGLHRDLHRVFSEPWQLRLRQEEAQQALEAIYERKLGTEVYHEIRRIRAWIDGHPERSTLLAYLKDRGVEESP, from the coding sequence ATGCAGTGCCCATCATGCAAGTCCGCCCCCCTGCAGCCGGTTCGCCTGGACGCCGGTCCGCCCGCCCATGCCTGCGCCGGATGCGGCGGTCACTGGGTGGCGAGCGCGGCCTACCTGGACTGGGTGGCGACGTTCGACGAACCCGGCTCGGCACGGCCGCCGACCCCCCCGTCCGATCCGGATGACCGCCCGCAGGCGGTCGAGACGGCCGAGGAGGAGTCCGCGCCGTCGCCTTCCCCCACGTCCGGGCGGATTCCGACGGCGAACACCGCCGCTCGCTTGTCGGGCGAATCTGCGGTGACGCGAAAACCCTCCTCTGGCGTCACCGTGGCGGGGTCGCGCAAGGCGAAACTCTGCCCCGAGTGCGGGCACCTGATGATCCGCTACCGCGTGGCCCACGACATCGACTTTCAGGTCGATCGCTGCAACCACTGCAACGGGGTGTGGCTGGACCGGGACGAGTGGGAAGTGCTGCGGAGGCAGGGTCTCCACCGCGACCTGCACCGGGTCTTCTCCGAGCCGTGGCAGCTGCGACTTCGGCAGGAGGAAGCACAGCAGGCGCTGGAGGCGATCTACGAGCGGAAACTCGGGACCGAAGTGTACCACGAGATCCGCCGCATCCGCGCCTGGATTGATGGCCACCCGGAGCGATCGACGCTGCTGGCGTATCTGAAGGATCGGGGGGTGGAGGAGAGTCCCTGA
- a CDS encoding metallophosphoesterase: MSTRPQQPGKKSAKYHRARLRHFLFTSGPHRLTGGRLTRRHIARPVAIREIEIVNPRWPAALDGLRIAHVSDFHLGDLLPLERGIEIVSLLADQSPDLVACTGDVVDLHAAGAEPLLKALAETGAPMGSLLVLGNHDELDDERVVVRMAEKAGMTVLRNRSIELSRRGARLSVGGIDWARSQKACAAHVERLGAGRDLLLAHNPRAFQQASKMGIPLTLSGHTHGGQIAIKNRPNANLAFTQKRRAGLFEENGSHLYVTTGVGAWFPLRVNCPPEIAMITMRCAAA, translated from the coding sequence ATGAGCACCCGACCGCAGCAACCGGGGAAGAAGAGCGCCAAGTATCACCGCGCGCGTCTGCGGCACTTTCTGTTCACGAGCGGCCCGCACCGGCTGACCGGTGGTCGGCTGACCAGGCGGCACATCGCCCGCCCGGTGGCGATCCGCGAGATTGAGATCGTCAATCCGCGCTGGCCTGCGGCGCTGGACGGACTGCGCATTGCTCACGTGAGCGATTTCCACCTCGGCGACCTGCTGCCCCTGGAGCGAGGCATCGAAATAGTCTCGCTGCTGGCGGATCAGTCGCCCGACCTGGTGGCCTGCACGGGCGACGTGGTGGATCTTCACGCCGCCGGCGCGGAGCCGCTGCTCAAGGCCCTCGCCGAGACCGGCGCGCCGATGGGCTCCCTGCTGGTGCTCGGCAATCACGATGAACTGGATGATGAGCGGGTCGTGGTGCGCATGGCCGAGAAGGCCGGCATGACCGTGCTGCGCAACCGCTCGATTGAATTGAGCCGCCGCGGCGCGCGGCTGTCGGTGGGCGGCATTGACTGGGCCCGCTCGCAGAAGGCCTGTGCCGCGCACGTCGAGCGTCTGGGTGCGGGACGCGACCTGCTGCTGGCCCACAATCCCCGCGCCTTCCAGCAGGCGTCGAAAATGGGCATCCCGCTGACCCTCTCCGGTCACACGCACGGCGGTCAGATCGCCATCAAGAACCGTCCCAACGCCAACCTGGCCTTCACGCAGAAACGCCGCGCCGGCCTGTTCGAGGAGAACGGCAGCCACCTGTACGTCACCACCGGGGTCGGCGCGTGGTTTCCGCTGCGGGTGAACTGCCCGCCGGAGATCGCCATGATCACCATGCGATGCGCGGCGGCGTGA
- a CDS encoding beta-hydroxyacyl-ACP dehydratase, with amino-acid sequence MRWMWIDQIVAYEADRRLVAVKCVSLAEEHLHDHFDAAGGLPAMPIMPASLMIEGMAQTAGILVGSVNRFREKVILAKVVRAELDADVTPGMNIQYDATIERMDTLGASTTGIVRVTTPVSGAWAEIGRVDLMFSHIDRNLAGIEFPEENFVFSDNFRTILRTAGLETLADG; translated from the coding sequence ATGCGCTGGATGTGGATCGACCAGATCGTCGCCTACGAAGCCGACCGGCGCCTGGTCGCGGTGAAGTGCGTCTCGCTGGCGGAGGAGCATCTGCACGACCACTTCGACGCGGCGGGCGGCCTTCCCGCCATGCCCATCATGCCCGCGTCGCTGATGATCGAGGGCATGGCCCAGACGGCGGGCATCCTGGTCGGCTCCGTCAACCGCTTCCGCGAGAAAGTCATCCTCGCCAAGGTGGTGCGGGCGGAGCTGGACGCCGACGTGACGCCCGGAATGAACATTCAGTACGACGCGACCATCGAGCGAATGGACACGCTGGGCGCCTCGACCACGGGCATCGTGCGCGTCACCACGCCGGTGTCCGGCGCTTGGGCCGAGATCGGGCGCGTGGACCTGATGTTCAGCCACATCGACCGCAACCTGGCGGGGATCGAGTTCCCAGAGGAGAACTTCGTGTTCAGCGACAACTTCCGCACCATCTTGCGCACCGCAGGGCTTGAAACGCTGGCTGATGGCTGA
- a CDS encoding acyl carrier protein translates to MTRDEIYEKVKGVLEEALGVDEDEITPQASLTSDLGAESIDVLDIQFRLEKTFSTPARPFKVAQGELFPENLMENPEWVAGGRFTDAGMKMLRERMPHVDFSKFEGDREVAKVAEHITVESLVDFVARKLG, encoded by the coding sequence ATGACGCGTGATGAAATCTATGAGAAGGTCAAGGGCGTCCTCGAGGAGGCCCTGGGCGTGGATGAGGACGAGATCACGCCCCAGGCGTCGCTGACCAGCGACCTGGGCGCCGAGTCCATCGACGTGCTGGACATCCAGTTCCGGCTTGAGAAGACCTTCTCGACGCCCGCCAGGCCGTTCAAGGTGGCTCAGGGCGAGCTCTTTCCCGAGAACCTGATGGAGAACCCGGAGTGGGTGGCCGGCGGCAGGTTCACCGATGCGGGCATGAAGATGCTCCGCGAACGCATGCCCCACGTGGACTTCTCAAAGTTCGAGGGCGATCGAGAGGTGGCCAAGGTCGCTGAGCACATCACCGTGGAATCGCTGGTGGACTTTGTCGCGCGAAAACTGGGGTGA
- the arfB gene encoding aminoacyl-tRNA hydrolase: protein MTDDHDAQPVGDGGHLALAPGVTVPRKALRFAYSRSSGPGGQNVNKVNTKAEVRVSLRDMQGLDAAGLERLRAVAGSRVTRDDELVLTCDESRSQRMNREIVLERLRLLVVQAARPPRMRKKRRPSRAVKQRRLESKRRRGETKARRTWRDRADG from the coding sequence ATGACCGACGACCACGACGCACAACCGGTGGGGGATGGCGGCCACCTTGCCCTGGCGCCGGGTGTCACCGTGCCCCGCAAGGCCTTGCGGTTCGCGTATTCCCGCTCCTCAGGCCCGGGTGGACAGAACGTCAACAAGGTCAACACCAAGGCGGAAGTTCGCGTGTCCCTGCGGGACATGCAGGGGTTGGACGCGGCGGGGTTGGAACGGCTCCGCGCCGTGGCGGGCAGCCGCGTCACCCGCGACGATGAACTGGTCCTGACCTGCGATGAGTCGCGCTCGCAACGGATGAATCGGGAGATCGTGCTGGAGCGGCTGCGCCTGCTGGTGGTGCAGGCCGCACGCCCGCCGCGCATGCGCAAGAAACGCAGGCCATCGCGGGCCGTGAAGCAGCGCCGACTGGAGAGCAAGCGACGGCGCGGCGAAACCAAGGCGCGGCGAACGTGGCGCGACCGCGCGGATGGGTGA
- a CDS encoding FHA domain-containing protein, protein MLSLHVLQGPDRGKRFTLPDNEPQLIGRSTEALPITDRSVSRRHAELTPDGRDWYVRDIDSANGTWVNGERITTRVKLAPGDQIRCGSTLFLFGLEPGETRPSSPIRVVGPEDMDATVERTVPGDAGLDGLAAPDQSAEQALAEARGSAIRHLRIIYDVTAIISRTVDRDELLNQVMDLIFREFTPDRGFILLQSDPAARPDPVVIRYRERPRTLDEGHIPVSRTIVQHTLRKGEGILATNAMNDQRFRSGDSVMRYGIRSAICVPIRTGDRIFGVIHIDSSVANFSFSEEQLRLMAAIGMHTGLALQTAELIRARVGTERLAAIGETVASLSHSTKNILQGLRGGADAVELALNKGDLKMARDAWPIVARNLDRIYSLTMNMLAFSKHREPEIELENLHAIVAEAVELVQEACRKRSIAIIQDLDESMPPIPADPGMIHQALMNLLTNAMEAVSDRKGVITLRTRFDAAQHRAEIHVGDNGPGVPEPMRDLIFEPFQSTKGQRGTGLGLAVARKLAREHGGDITLAPPAEGDGAAKGGALFILWLPSDRQRADSSDTRAPRGHGSGGLDDSRWSTG, encoded by the coding sequence ATGCTCTCCCTCCACGTCCTCCAAGGCCCCGATCGAGGCAAGCGCTTCACGCTGCCGGACAACGAGCCGCAGTTGATCGGGCGCTCCACCGAGGCGCTGCCCATCACCGATCGGAGCGTCAGCCGACGTCACGCCGAGCTCACGCCGGACGGACGCGACTGGTACGTGCGCGACATCGACAGCGCCAACGGCACCTGGGTGAACGGCGAGCGCATCACCACGCGGGTGAAGCTCGCGCCCGGCGACCAGATCCGCTGCGGCTCGACGCTCTTCCTCTTCGGGCTCGAACCGGGCGAGACGCGCCCCTCCAGCCCCATCCGCGTGGTCGGACCGGAGGACATGGACGCCACCGTGGAGCGCACCGTGCCCGGCGACGCGGGGCTGGACGGATTGGCGGCGCCGGACCAATCCGCCGAGCAGGCGCTCGCCGAGGCCCGAGGCAGCGCCATCCGCCACCTGCGCATCATCTACGACGTGACCGCGATCATCAGCCGCACCGTCGATCGCGATGAACTGCTCAACCAGGTGATGGACCTGATCTTCCGCGAGTTCACGCCCGACCGCGGCTTCATCCTGCTGCAGAGCGACCCGGCGGCGAGGCCCGACCCGGTGGTGATCCGCTACCGTGAGCGGCCGCGCACGCTGGACGAGGGCCACATTCCCGTCAGCCGCACCATCGTGCAGCACACGCTTCGCAAGGGCGAAGGGATTCTGGCCACCAACGCCATGAACGACCAGCGATTCCGCTCGGGGGACTCGGTGATGCGCTACGGCATCCGCAGCGCCATCTGCGTGCCCATCCGCACCGGCGACCGAATCTTCGGCGTTATCCACATCGACTCCAGCGTCGCCAACTTCTCCTTCAGCGAGGAGCAGTTGCGGCTCATGGCCGCCATCGGCATGCACACCGGCCTGGCGCTGCAGACCGCGGAACTCATCCGCGCCCGCGTGGGCACCGAGCGACTGGCGGCGATCGGCGAGACCGTCGCTTCATTGAGCCACTCGACCAAGAACATCCTGCAGGGGCTGCGCGGCGGGGCCGACGCGGTGGAACTGGCCCTGAACAAGGGCGACCTGAAGATGGCCCGCGACGCCTGGCCCATCGTGGCCCGCAACCTCGACCGAATCTACTCGCTCACCATGAACATGCTCGCCTTCTCCAAGCACCGCGAGCCGGAGATCGAGCTGGAGAACCTGCACGCCATCGTCGCCGAGGCGGTGGAGCTGGTGCAGGAAGCGTGCCGCAAGCGAAGCATCGCCATCATCCAGGATCTGGACGAGTCGATGCCGCCCATCCCCGCCGACCCCGGCATGATCCACCAGGCGCTGATGAACCTGCTGACCAACGCCATGGAAGCCGTGTCCGACCGCAAGGGCGTGATCACGCTGCGCACGCGGTTCGACGCCGCCCAGCACCGGGCCGAGATTCACGTGGGCGACAACGGCCCGGGCGTGCCCGAGCCGATGCGGGATCTCATCTTCGAACCGTTCCAGTCCACCAAGGGCCAGCGCGGCACGGGGCTGGGCCTGGCCGTGGCCCGCAAACTGGCGCGCGAGCACGGGGGCGATATCACGCTCGCGCCGCCCGCCGAGGGTGACGGCGCGGCGAAGGGAGGCGCGCTTTTCATCCTCTGGCTGCCTTCCGATCGCCAGCGGGCTGACTCATCCGACACCCGCGCCCCGCGGGGACACGGTTCAGGCGGGCTGGACGATTCACGCTGGTCGACCGGATAA
- a CDS encoding aspartate carbamoyltransferase catalytic subunit, which produces MPLTLRRSGHLLGLDGVSRDEIVALLDDAVRLSTVASGRQPPLDVLRHRTVANIFFENSTRTRCSFALAARRLGADVLDIMGETTSQSKGETLLDTCRNLEAMGVDAFVIRTSASGAPHQVAARLSKPVINAGDGRHEHPTQGLLDVMTLRERLGDLAGRTITIVGDIANSRVARSALFGLTTMGAHVVLVGPPPLAPASMERLPVQDGSIKVLRDLDAVLPASDAVMMLRVQFERAAGEAIASVDEYRRRYGLSPDRVRTLPPHAVILHPGPINRGLELESEVADDPARSVILQQVANGVAVRMAVLKSLLADDPAGR; this is translated from the coding sequence ATGCCGCTGACGCTCAGGCGATCGGGCCACCTGCTGGGACTGGACGGCGTCTCCCGCGACGAGATTGTCGCCCTGCTGGATGACGCGGTGCGGCTGTCCACGGTCGCGTCGGGCCGGCAACCGCCGCTGGACGTGCTGCGCCACCGCACCGTCGCCAACATCTTCTTCGAGAACTCCACGCGCACGCGATGCAGTTTCGCCCTTGCGGCGCGGCGGCTTGGGGCCGATGTGCTGGACATCATGGGGGAGACCACCAGCCAGAGCAAGGGCGAGACGCTGCTCGATACCTGCCGCAACCTGGAGGCGATGGGCGTGGACGCCTTCGTCATTCGCACCTCGGCTTCCGGCGCGCCGCACCAGGTGGCGGCGCGGCTTTCCAAGCCCGTCATCAACGCCGGCGACGGGCGGCACGAGCACCCCACGCAGGGCCTGCTGGATGTGATGACCCTGCGCGAGCGCCTGGGCGATCTGGCGGGCCGCACCATCACCATCGTGGGCGACATCGCCAACAGCCGCGTCGCCCGATCGGCTCTGTTCGGTCTGACCACGATGGGCGCGCACGTGGTGCTGGTGGGTCCGCCTCCGCTGGCCCCGGCCTCGATGGAGCGGCTGCCGGTGCAGGATGGCAGCATCAAGGTGCTCCGCGACCTGGACGCCGTACTGCCCGCGTCCGACGCGGTGATGATGCTGCGCGTGCAGTTCGAGCGTGCGGCGGGCGAGGCCATTGCTTCCGTGGACGAGTACCGCCGTCGCTACGGATTGTCGCCCGACCGCGTGCGCACGCTGCCGCCCCATGCGGTGATCCTGCACCCCGGTCCCATCAATCGCGGGCTGGAGCTGGAGAGCGAAGTGGCGGATGACCCGGCGCGCAGCGTGATCCTGCAACAGGTGGCCAACGGCGTGGCGGTGCGGATGGCGGTGCTGAAGTCTCTGCTGGCGGACGACCCTGCTGGCCGATAG
- the holA gene encoding DNA polymerase III subunit delta, translated as MAKRSAAKSGSLTGDMRLVVLSGKEHFLLTERTRQLTAALEEKHGDVGVFRFDGAAATLADVLDELRSYGLMQGYKLVIVDDADEFMKKGDGEYRRAMERYAAAPVDHATLLLRADVWYAGNFDKSCDAVIKCEELKPDAAAQWCVERANGEYGITMRLEAAVLLVDRLGCGLVRLDTEIAKLGSMVEPGAVITRDLVAQMVGKSREEQGWEIQSAVLSGDPGHALAKTRELLEVSRAPVELLMWSLMDLCRKLHGTSRLLAERTPPFEVKKRMKLWGPGGDAFLDAARAGTPHRFAQLLRQVVERDVKVKTGQLTGERNVEALATLLADRLSGASAVASR; from the coding sequence ATGGCCAAACGGTCCGCCGCCAAGTCGGGCTCGCTCACCGGCGACATGCGTCTCGTGGTGCTCTCCGGCAAGGAGCACTTTCTGCTCACCGAGCGCACCCGCCAGCTCACCGCCGCGCTGGAGGAGAAGCATGGCGACGTGGGCGTCTTCCGCTTCGACGGCGCCGCGGCGACCCTTGCCGACGTGCTCGATGAACTGCGAAGTTACGGGCTGATGCAGGGGTACAAGCTGGTCATCGTGGATGACGCCGACGAGTTCATGAAGAAGGGGGACGGCGAGTACCGCAGGGCGATGGAGCGATACGCCGCCGCCCCCGTGGACCACGCCACGCTGCTGCTGCGGGCGGACGTGTGGTACGCGGGCAACTTTGACAAGTCGTGCGACGCGGTCATCAAGTGCGAGGAGCTCAAGCCCGACGCCGCCGCCCAGTGGTGCGTGGAGCGGGCGAACGGCGAATACGGCATCACCATGCGGCTCGAGGCCGCCGTCCTGCTCGTGGACCGGCTCGGGTGCGGCCTGGTGCGGCTGGACACCGAGATCGCCAAGCTGGGTTCGATGGTCGAGCCGGGAGCCGTCATCACCCGCGATCTGGTCGCCCAGATGGTGGGCAAGAGCCGGGAGGAGCAGGGGTGGGAGATTCAGTCCGCCGTGCTTTCGGGTGACCCGGGCCACGCCCTGGCCAAGACCCGCGAGCTGCTGGAGGTTTCCCGCGCGCCCGTGGAGCTGCTGATGTGGTCGCTCATGGACCTCTGCCGCAAGCTGCATGGAACATCCCGCCTGCTGGCGGAGCGCACTCCGCCGTTCGAAGTCAAGAAGCGGATGAAACTCTGGGGGCCGGGCGGCGACGCCTTTCTTGATGCCGCCCGCGCGGGCACGCCCCACCGATTCGCGCAACTTCTGCGTCAGGTGGTCGAACGCGATGTGAAGGTCAAGACCGGCCAGTTGACAGGCGAGCGGAATGTTGAAGCATTGGCGACCCTTCTGGCCGATCGACTGTCAGGCGCTTCGGCCGTCGCGTCGCGATGA
- a CDS encoding beta-hydroxyacyl-ACP dehydratase, which translates to MKFVLIDHIVEQTADRIVAVKQVSLAEEYLQDHFPSFPVLPGVLMIEAMTQAARAMLAPRGNPRLVLGEVKALKFGNMVRPGEQLEIEVGLVKDAGDGSYVCRGTGRVRRAGQAQTDAAGDATAVSGRFTMRPVSEWVARRTED; encoded by the coding sequence ATGAAGTTCGTCCTCATCGACCACATCGTGGAGCAGACGGCCGACCGGATCGTGGCGGTCAAACAGGTGTCGCTGGCCGAGGAATACCTGCAGGACCACTTCCCGTCGTTCCCGGTGCTGCCGGGCGTGTTGATGATCGAGGCCATGACGCAGGCGGCGCGGGCCATGCTCGCCCCGCGCGGCAACCCGCGACTGGTGCTGGGCGAGGTGAAGGCCCTGAAGTTCGGCAACATGGTGCGCCCCGGTGAGCAACTGGAGATCGAGGTGGGACTGGTCAAGGACGCGGGGGACGGTTCGTACGTGTGCAGGGGTACCGGGCGTGTCCGACGTGCGGGTCAGGCCCAAACGGATGCCGCCGGAGACGCGACAGCCGTATCCGGTCGGTTTACCATGCGGCCCGTGAGCGAATGGGTAGCACGGAGGACTGAGGACTGA